The Phaseolus vulgaris cultivar G19833 chromosome 5, P. vulgaris v2.0, whole genome shotgun sequence genomic interval TGCAAACAAGTGCCACCAACACCACCCTGAAGCAGAAGCTGCAAAATTTCATACAAGATCCACACGTCTCTTTCTGGGCTGAACACAAAAGAACACAAAcataatgatattattatttatagaaaagaaaaaaatatgtgtTCCCACGAATGAAGTACGTATGCATAATCTTACTTTATCTTGTTGAAGTTGTTGAAGAAATTTATCAGGGAACTCCACATAGTGAAGACAGTCTTGTTTGAGAGACTCCAGCAGTTGTTGATGTTGCTGTTGTCCGTTTCTTTCTAAATTTGTGATCAACACAGTGAAAGTGAATTTATCAGGTGAACAACCCCATTCCTTCATGGACCCGTATATCTCCATAGCCTTCTCCGTCATCCCAGCTTGCAAATACGCCCCAATCATCTCACCGCACATCCTCGTGTCCGGTTTCAATCCCTTCTCCAAAACCTGAGAGAAGAGCTCCTCCGCCATGTCGATTTTCTCGTTTCTTCCGAGCAACAGAATCATGTCGGCGTAGATTTGCAGCAGCGTATCATGCCCCACCTCCTCGCGAATGAAGTGGAAAACCTACTTtacaaattgaattaaaaaaatattaaaagaattgGTGATTGTTGAAAATGAAAGAGACAGTGTGAGTTGCCTTGAGGGATAAACTGAGTTGGTTTTGTCTGAGCAATTCGTCGAACAGGTTTAAGGCGTCAGGTTTCAAAAGGCGTGAGAGTTTGGCGTTGAGAACGTGTTCGGGGGATTTGGCGAGTTTAAGGGCGTGAATGACTTGAATGCTTTCTTTGGAGAGTATCCTTTTGCGCCGCCGCGCTTTGTAGCCTGAACGGAGGCCGCATACCGTCACTCCTCTGTTGCAGTTCAAATTCGAGATTGAAAACCGCCGCTCAAAACCCCAAAGCGCCACCCTCTCACAGACtctcaaaatcattttcaacCAAATGCTAAACCTTCACAAAATagtcaaaatataatttatatttggtTTAGATGAATATGTTCTTTTATTCGATATTTTTGAATTGCTTATTTAGTTGTTGCTATTCACAATAGAATTTTCAATGAGATATAATGAATTATAAAGAtatatttatacataaaaaagaCATTTTATTGAAGAAGtatgttattatataaaaagtaagacgcaacaatgttttttttagttCGCCAACATGAAATGCtgagattaataaaaaatgaatggtTCAATTACTGTTTACTAACATTatagaaaatgataaatattt includes:
- the LOC137835817 gene encoding pentatricopeptide repeat-containing protein At1g62350-like, translated to MILRVCERVALWGFERRFSISNLNCNRGVTVCGLRSGYKARRRKRILSKESIQVIHALKLAKSPEHVLNAKLSRLLKPDALNLFDELLRQNQLSLSLKVFHFIREEVGHDTLLQIYADMILLLGRNEKIDMAEELFSQVLEKGLKPDTRMCGEMIGAYLQAGMTEKAMEIYGSMKEWGCSPDKFTFTVLITNLERNGQQQHQQLLESLKQDCLHYVEFPDKFLQQLQQDKPRKRRVDLV